Proteins encoded in a region of the Zea mays cultivar B73 chromosome 2, Zm-B73-REFERENCE-NAM-5.0, whole genome shotgun sequence genome:
- the LOC100384283 gene encoding uncharacterized protein LOC100384283 precursor, whose product MKSSTIVALLLAVAILSSLSPCYEAGGCIGKPKKSPPPPRRPYLSSYSEDHQNCRLICSSKGFKDGGWCDESVEHKVCCCSH is encoded by the exons ATGAAGAGCAGCACAATCGTCGCGCTTCTGTTGGCTGTTGCCATTCTGTCCTCGCTGTCTCCATGCTACGAAGCCGGCGGCT GCATCGGGAAACCCAAGAAGTCACCGCCGCCGCCGAGAAGGCCATACCTCTCGTCCTATTCCGAGGACCACCAGAACTGCCGCTTGATCTGTAGCTCGAAGGGTTTCAAGGACGGTGGCTGGTGTGACGAAAGCGTCGAGCACAAAGTGTGCTGCTGCTCCCATTAG